From Megalobrama amblycephala isolate DHTTF-2021 linkage group LG24, ASM1881202v1, whole genome shotgun sequence, the proteins below share one genomic window:
- the LOC125259784 gene encoding uncharacterized protein LOC125259784 encodes MSPKEVNEDFAFHRTFDRPKPDIRKDQWFEFFHTEEEVQLGCNISGDGWKYDWYKNSETLITDPTFTISSASLSDTGVYHCKAKRGDFSVDSETLQVRVKARPPAVLSLETELSDITSGNILTLRCNISDGRQWNYTWFENGQKLNGSSRMFKVTATEETIKSEFKCKGIRTERPLYSALSEGFTANNIILHRKILLAISGCLVCCIIILIIGGLILRFTCKPEKKETVQEDLFFSMADSKNQSASPLEEYMGNSSTEMKECEEKEELLTDHVSAIHEDDVIKDEDSPAAEANGLTSFKGL; translated from the exons ATGTCTCCTAAGGAGGTCAATGAGGATTTTGCTTTCCATAGAACAT TTGATAGACCAAAACCAGACATCAGAAAAGATCAGTGGTTTGAGTTCTTCCACACTGAGGAAGAAGTCCAGCTTGGTTGTAATATATCTGGTGATGGATGGAAGTATGACTGGTACAAAAACTCAGAAACCTTGATCACAGATCCAACCTTCACTATCAGCTCAGCATCTCTCTCTGACACTGGTGTCTATCACTGCAAAGCAAAGAGAGGAGACTTCTCAGTGGACAGCGAGACTCTACAAGTGCGAGTTAAAG CTCGTCCACCTGCAGTTCTGAGTCTGGAGACTGAATTGAGCGACATCACGTCTGGAAATATTCTGACCCTCAGGTGTAACATCTCAGACGGCAGACAGTGGAACTACACCTGGTTCGAGAACGGACAGAAGCTCAATGGATCGTCACGTATGTTCAAAGTCACAGCAACTGAAGAAACTATTAAAAGTGAATTCAAGTGCAAGGGAATAAGGACAGAGAGACCACTGTACTCTGCTCTGAGTGAGGGCTTCACAGCCAATAATATTA TATTACATAGAAAAATTCTGCTGGCCATCTCAGGATGTCTCGTCTGCTGTATTATAATCCTGATCATTGGGGGCCTCATTCTAAGATTCACCTGTAAACCAG AGAAAAAAGAAACTGTACAAGAGGACTTGTTTTTTTCAATGGCAGACTCCAAGAACC AATCTGCTTCACCCCTGGAGGAGTACATGGGCAACAGTTCCACAGAGATGAAAG AATGTGAGGAAAAAGAAGAACTGCTCACTGATCATGTTTCAGCCATTCATGAAGATGATGTGATTAAAG ATGAAGACTCACCAGCGGCAGAAGCTAATGGCCTGACATCATTTAAAG GACTCTGA